One stretch of Paenibacillus sp. AN1007 DNA includes these proteins:
- a CDS encoding DUF6376 family protein gives MPRRKRTHKIMLPVMMASSLLLLSACSIVEQANQSLNYVSGATDYIEQVSSAGNELQQLAADAVNNPDLTGQIQEKIDQIQAEAAAFSEMSAPAIGENIHENLVGYNNQLTEVVNQFETTIAEQGITAENWEQTGIPELINNINSLKDPLSGLQQE, from the coding sequence ATGCCCAGGCGAAAAAGAACTCACAAGATTATGCTGCCAGTAATGATGGCATCCAGTCTGCTGCTGTTGTCGGCTTGTTCTATTGTAGAGCAGGCGAATCAAAGTTTGAATTACGTAAGCGGTGCGACGGATTATATCGAACAAGTATCGAGTGCTGGAAACGAGCTGCAGCAGCTCGCAGCGGACGCAGTCAATAACCCGGATCTGACGGGTCAGATTCAAGAGAAAATCGATCAGATTCAGGCGGAAGCTGCAGCGTTTTCCGAGATGAGTGCACCTGCGATCGGAGAAAATATCCATGAGAATCTGGTTGGTTATAACAACCAGCTGACAGAGGTCGTTAATCAATTCGAGACAACGATTGCTGAGCAGGGCATTACTGCAGAGAATTGGGAGCAAACCGGAATTCCTGAATTGATCAACAACATCAACAGTTTGAAGGACCCGCTGAGTGGTTTGCAGCAGGAATAA
- a CDS encoding response regulator — translation MATLDRTVPALYELCVIDDIPSTVEVIAAKIPWDRYSIKVTGTAKNGDEGIRLIEQTRPDIIITDIRMPKMDGLEMTRRILEIHPHCKIIILSAYTDFEYAKQAIRLGAFDFVKKPFSIQDITKAVLDAKALLEREIERKLQIQCMERKVDESLPLLRQEYMGRLLRHETKPEDAKRYWEEMQAGDKPELLTVFLIESDSFQYLSQPHHDIEVSRYTLQQILMDTIGQGNQGLVCRDGPNCYAGIIRCAELMELRQLAEECCANIASGTKFSISIGIGKAVSELHELPESYKSAMRALASHIHEEGNTVFDDLNTPQQGEVYPRYAVELEQKLLLALRSGNIEQSLSVLEHIFNDMHRIHPLPGPMYLRSLYFELAFVVLRALYEWVPQTVMQPFHQAIRGRDGQGELTIKYFQQLLKDMCSAGCDWIERERTSDTERLIYRSTEYIRAHLHLDLTVEYCARQVSLSGGYFASQFKKHTGLTFNQFVTNERIERAKLLLIENYQVQEIALSLGYEHRRYFSDVFKRVTGQTPSEFRDVYMGQR, via the coding sequence ATGGCTACATTGGACCGGACGGTACCCGCGCTGTATGAGCTGTGTGTGATTGATGACATCCCAAGTACCGTAGAGGTGATCGCCGCAAAGATTCCATGGGATCGTTACAGCATTAAGGTCACAGGTACTGCGAAAAATGGGGACGAAGGCATCAGGCTCATCGAACAGACACGTCCGGATATTATCATTACCGATATCCGGATGCCCAAAATGGATGGCTTGGAGATGACGCGCAGGATTCTGGAGATTCACCCGCATTGCAAGATTATCATTCTGAGCGCTTATACGGACTTTGAATATGCCAAACAGGCTATTCGGCTTGGGGCGTTCGACTTCGTGAAGAAGCCTTTCTCCATTCAGGATATTACGAAGGCTGTGCTCGACGCCAAGGCGTTGCTTGAGCGAGAAATTGAACGGAAGCTGCAGATTCAGTGTATGGAACGCAAGGTGGATGAGAGCCTACCGCTGCTCCGTCAGGAATATATGGGCAGACTGCTCAGACATGAGACTAAGCCGGAGGATGCCAAGCGGTATTGGGAGGAAATGCAGGCGGGAGACAAGCCGGAACTGCTCACCGTTTTCCTCATCGAGAGCGATAGCTTCCAGTACCTGTCGCAGCCTCACCATGATATCGAAGTTTCCCGATATACGTTGCAGCAGATTCTCATGGATACCATCGGCCAGGGAAATCAAGGACTTGTCTGCCGAGATGGCCCGAACTGCTATGCAGGTATTATACGCTGTGCGGAGCTGATGGAGCTAAGGCAGCTTGCCGAGGAATGCTGTGCCAACATCGCGTCCGGCACCAAGTTCTCAATTTCGATTGGTATCGGGAAGGCTGTTAGCGAGCTTCATGAGCTTCCTGAGTCATACAAGTCGGCGATGAGAGCGCTTGCTAGTCATATTCATGAGGAGGGAAACACGGTCTTTGATGATCTGAATACCCCACAGCAGGGGGAGGTTTATCCGCGATACGCGGTAGAACTGGAGCAGAAGCTGCTCCTTGCATTGCGCTCGGGAAACATAGAGCAGTCTTTGAGTGTGCTGGAGCACATCTTTAACGATATGCACCGGATCCACCCGCTGCCGGGTCCCATGTACCTCAGAAGCTTGTATTTTGAACTGGCGTTTGTTGTTCTGCGTGCCCTGTACGAGTGGGTACCGCAAACAGTCATGCAGCCATTCCATCAGGCGATTCGAGGCCGGGACGGCCAGGGAGAGTTAACCATTAAGTATTTTCAACAGCTGCTTAAGGACATGTGCAGCGCAGGCTGCGACTGGATCGAACGGGAGCGGACGAGCGATACCGAGAGGCTGATCTATCGGTCGACGGAGTATATCCGGGCCCATCTGCATCTGGACCTTACGGTCGAGTATTGCGCCAGACAGGTGAGTCTGAGCGGGGGCTACTTTGCCAGTCAGTTCAAAAAGCATACAGGTCTAACCTTCAACCAATTTGTGACGAATGAGCGGATTGAGCGGGCCAAGCTGCTGCTGATCGAGAATTATCAAGTGCAGGAAATTGCGCTGTCGCTTGGCTATGAGCATAGGCGTTACTTCAGCGACGTGTTCAAACGAGTGACGGGGCAGACCCCCTCCGAATTTAGGGATGTTTACATGGGACAGAGATAA
- a CDS encoding bile acid:sodium symporter family protein, whose translation MLQALNQRLNRIMPLITPVSIIIGVLCGSFLSSYTYLSPWLFAFMTFAGSISLSVRDFVNVLKKPFPLFVCLLILHLAMPLIALGMGHLVFPTDSYTITGLVLAAVIPTGISSFIWVSIYRGNIALTLSIILIDTLLAPFVVPGVLSLLVGTSVTLDTVAMMSSLFWMIVFPSLLGMLLNEWTKGGIVPVWGPRLNPLSKLFMASVVAINGSVVAPYLADFNWRLAGLAVIIVFLASFGYALSYFIAKWLGWNEADQVALVFNGGMRNISAGAVLAVTYFPPPVAVPVVLGMVFQQMLASLSGYLLGKRSQLLRNSDKTSAA comes from the coding sequence ATGCTTCAGGCCTTAAATCAACGCTTGAACCGCATTATGCCACTGATCACCCCCGTCAGTATTATCATTGGTGTTTTATGCGGCAGTTTTTTATCATCTTACACGTACTTGTCGCCTTGGCTATTTGCCTTCATGACTTTTGCGGGCAGTATTAGTCTGAGCGTACGAGACTTTGTTAATGTCTTAAAAAAGCCTTTTCCGCTGTTTGTTTGCCTTCTGATCTTACATTTGGCAATGCCTCTTATTGCGCTGGGCATGGGTCATCTCGTGTTTCCAACCGATTCTTATACCATCACAGGACTTGTTCTCGCTGCGGTGATTCCAACAGGCATTAGCAGTTTTATATGGGTAAGTATCTACCGGGGGAATATTGCGCTTACGCTTTCCATTATTTTAATCGATACCTTGCTGGCTCCTTTTGTTGTGCCAGGCGTGTTATCCCTGCTTGTTGGCACAAGCGTCACACTCGATACGGTAGCTATGATGAGCAGTCTGTTCTGGATGATTGTTTTCCCTTCTCTGCTGGGTATGCTCCTTAATGAATGGACTAAAGGCGGCATCGTGCCTGTATGGGGGCCTCGGCTTAATCCCTTGTCCAAACTGTTTATGGCTTCGGTTGTTGCCATTAATGGTTCAGTTGTCGCCCCTTATCTAGCCGATTTCAATTGGCGACTGGCTGGGCTGGCGGTCATTATTGTATTTCTGGCCTCCTTCGGCTACGCACTCAGTTATTTCATTGCAAAATGGCTAGGCTGGAATGAAGCCGATCAGGTGGCTCTTGTCTTTAACGGGGGCATGCGTAACATTAGCGCAGGTGCCGTTCTTGCGGTTACCTATTTTCCACCGCCTGTTGCGGTTCCGGTTGTCCTAGGTATGGTATTTCAGCAAATGCTCGCGTCCCTCTCAGGGTACTTGCTCGGCAAGCGTTCACAGCTCCTGCGTAATTCAGATAAAACATCGGCAGCATGA
- a CDS encoding transposase: protein MKATCTKAKGDREIAISLTCMRQKKEMREHQCSEEGYMLSVRRMIEPEIVFGQIKKIGDFEDS from the coding sequence CTGAAAGCCACATGCACCAAGGCAAAAGGCGACCGGGAGATTGCGATCAGCCTGACCTGCATGCGGCAAAAAAAGGAGATGAGGGAACACCAGTGCAGTGAGGAAGGATATATGCTTTCCGTTCGGCGCATGATCGAGCCTGAAATCGTGTTTGGACAGATCAAAAAAATCGGGGATTTCGAAGATTCCTGA
- a CDS encoding SDR family NAD(P)-dependent oxidoreductase: MSEHAGKVIVITGGASGIGKETALQLSAQGAAIVVADFNEEGANQVATEIEAAGGKAGAYKVDVSKGDEIKALIDWTVEKYGTFSGIFNNAGIGLVKPFLEMDPESYHKVIDVDQHSVYYGMYYGAKKMVELNVQGTIVNTASIYGSVAAVGSFNYNAAKAAVVMMSKSGALELAEHGIRVLGVAPGFIETPILGNDKAMKDALATQHMRGELIQPEKVASVVTFLFSDAASAMNGTTVAVDDGFLSFKTK, translated from the coding sequence ATGTCCGAGCATGCGGGAAAAGTCATTGTTATCACAGGTGGAGCAAGCGGAATCGGAAAAGAAACAGCACTGCAGCTGTCCGCACAGGGAGCAGCGATCGTTGTCGCGGATTTTAACGAAGAGGGAGCCAACCAGGTTGCGACTGAGATTGAAGCAGCGGGTGGCAAAGCCGGAGCTTATAAAGTCGATGTGTCCAAAGGGGATGAGATTAAAGCTTTGATTGACTGGACTGTCGAAAAATATGGAACATTCAGCGGTATTTTCAACAATGCCGGTATCGGTCTTGTAAAGCCGTTTCTGGAAATGGACCCGGAATCCTATCACAAGGTTATTGATGTGGATCAACATAGCGTATACTACGGCATGTATTACGGTGCGAAGAAAATGGTTGAATTAAACGTGCAAGGCACGATTGTTAATACAGCTTCGATCTATGGAAGCGTGGCAGCTGTCGGCAGCTTCAACTACAATGCGGCGAAAGCAGCAGTAGTGATGATGTCCAAATCGGGTGCACTCGAATTGGCTGAGCACGGCATTCGTGTTCTCGGGGTTGCGCCTGGCTTCATTGAAACTCCGATTCTGGGGAATGACAAAGCCATGAAGGATGCATTGGCCACTCAACATATGCGCGGAGAGTTGATCCAGCCGGAAAAAGTGGCAAGTGTAGTTACGTTTTTGTTCAGTGATGCTGCGAGCGCAATGAATGGCACAACGGTGGCGGTTGATGATGGTTTTCTCAGCTTCAAAACAAAATAA
- a CDS encoding sensor histidine kinase has translation MNRLLHRLSFKQRIWYSFVTLMTMAIAATGWISYTISSRVVEQNALQLRQDTINKSAQVLDEKLKKIVLSILSLKMSDAYQAILRDVSSNDSRRYYARLTALQPILAQLKFNDNFIQSILLVTPIGDFYPTNYMRHSEYSFYESDIYRQIQASNRDIWVTGHEDRLFYGNDQVISLVLDGSGSSPLDNVYIVVNIKVKDLLNLIVSEISRPTGFSLIDDRGNSVFGSASYTSGSTGNSSDFLTQFTADKKGNFVSELNRDEYLVNYARLEMGKNWLLYDMQSKREVLKQVEWIKWTTLFLILGSMFLVLLTSNVITKLLLRPLGRLQKLMARVENNDLNVRFHSKYKDEVSQVGMRFNFMLDEIKKLIKEVKDREEEKRRAEIKALSAQMEPHFLYNTLNTIYCKSILGNNDDVNEMILALSSMFQLGLSQGRDIVRIEDELSHVRYYLMLQQQCYEGRFEFRIDVEDETILSYSIPKLTLQPLVENTILHGFRDIEEGGFILIELGHSSDRDMLRIAVEDNGVGMDSERQRPLLPEPPMSHKGYALRNIKDRLRLYYGQVASVQFVSKQGQGCRVELMISMHKEEMTDGYIGPDGTRAV, from the coding sequence ATGAACAGGTTGCTTCATCGGTTATCCTTCAAGCAACGGATATGGTACTCTTTCGTAACACTTATGACTATGGCTATTGCCGCGACCGGATGGATTTCGTATACTATTTCCTCCCGGGTTGTTGAACAGAATGCGCTTCAGCTGCGCCAGGATACGATCAACAAGTCGGCTCAGGTTCTTGACGAGAAACTGAAGAAGATCGTCCTGTCGATCTTGTCGCTAAAGATGAGCGATGCCTATCAAGCCATCCTTCGAGATGTATCTTCCAATGATTCAAGACGCTACTATGCCCGTCTTACTGCCCTCCAGCCGATTTTGGCACAACTCAAGTTCAATGACAACTTTATTCAGTCGATCCTCCTGGTTACGCCAATCGGCGATTTTTATCCCACTAATTACATGCGGCATAGCGAATACTCTTTTTATGAATCTGATATATACAGGCAGATCCAGGCGAGCAATCGCGATATCTGGGTTACAGGACATGAAGATCGTTTATTTTACGGTAATGATCAGGTCATTTCTTTGGTGCTGGATGGTTCCGGCTCTTCACCGCTGGATAACGTGTACATCGTGGTCAATATCAAGGTGAAGGATTTGCTGAATTTAATTGTCAGCGAGATTAGCCGCCCTACAGGATTCTCCTTAATTGATGACAGGGGCAATTCGGTATTTGGAAGCGCTTCATATACCTCGGGTTCTACAGGGAATTCCTCGGATTTTCTTACCCAATTCACTGCTGACAAGAAGGGGAACTTCGTCAGCGAGTTGAACCGTGATGAATATTTGGTCAATTACGCCCGGCTTGAGATGGGCAAGAATTGGCTGTTGTACGATATGCAATCGAAGCGGGAGGTGCTAAAACAGGTTGAATGGATCAAGTGGACGACGCTTTTCCTCATCCTTGGTTCTATGTTTCTCGTTCTTTTAACTTCAAATGTAATCACCAAGCTCCTGTTGCGTCCGCTCGGCCGTCTGCAGAAGCTGATGGCACGGGTAGAGAACAACGATCTGAATGTAAGGTTTCACAGTAAATACAAGGATGAGGTGTCGCAGGTCGGCATGCGGTTCAATTTCATGCTGGACGAGATTAAAAAGCTGATCAAGGAAGTCAAGGATCGCGAAGAGGAGAAGCGTAGGGCAGAGATCAAGGCCTTGTCAGCCCAGATGGAGCCGCATTTCCTGTACAATACGCTAAATACGATCTACTGCAAGTCGATTCTTGGAAATAACGATGATGTGAATGAGATGATTCTGGCGTTGTCCTCGATGTTCCAGCTTGGACTCAGCCAGGGCCGGGATATTGTACGGATAGAGGATGAATTGTCTCATGTCCGCTACTATCTGATGCTGCAGCAACAATGCTACGAGGGACGCTTTGAATTCCGGATTGATGTGGAGGATGAGACAATCCTGTCGTACTCCATCCCGAAGCTGACGCTGCAGCCGTTAGTGGAGAACACGATTCTGCACGGCTTCCGGGATATCGAGGAGGGTGGATTCATTCTGATCGAGTTAGGTCATTCTAGTGATAGAGATATGCTGCGCATCGCGGTAGAGGACAATGGGGTCGGTATGGATTCGGAGAGACAGAGGCCATTGCTGCCGGAGCCGCCGATGTCTCATAAAGGGTACGCATTACGCAACATCAAGGACAGGCTTCGGCTGTATTATGGACAGGTTGCATCCGTTCAATTCGTCAGCAAGCAGGGCCAGGGCTGCAGAGTGGAATTAATGATCTCGATGCACAAGGAGGAGATGACTGATGGCTACATTGGACCGGACGGTACCCGCGCTGTATGA
- the asd gene encoding aspartate-semialdehyde dehydrogenase has product MSAKLKVGIVGGTGMVGQRFVDLLDQHPWFEVTAISASANSAGKTYEESVQGRWKLAVPIPEPVKNIVVQDASQVEAFASQVDFIFCAVDMKKNEIQALEEAYAKTGTPVVSNNSAHRWTADVPMVVPEINPGHLAVIEAQRKRLGTATGFIAVKPNCSIQSYVPALHALREFNPTQVVASTYQAISGAGKNFTDWPEMLDNVIPYIGGEEEKSEQEPLRIWGSVENNQIVKASAPLITTQCIRVPVTDGHLATVFVNFEKKPSKDEILERWLQFKGRPQELALPSAPKQFITYFEEENRPQTKLDRDIERGMGVSTGRLREDTLYDYKFVGLSHNTLRGAAGGAVLIAELLKAEGYIQPK; this is encoded by the coding sequence ATGTCAGCAAAATTAAAAGTCGGTATTGTCGGAGGAACAGGAATGGTGGGTCAGCGCTTTGTAGACCTGCTGGATCAGCATCCTTGGTTTGAAGTAACAGCAATTTCAGCAAGTGCCAATTCGGCAGGCAAAACGTACGAAGAATCCGTGCAGGGACGATGGAAGCTGGCAGTTCCGATTCCTGAGCCGGTGAAAAACATTGTAGTGCAGGATGCATCTCAGGTTGAAGCTTTTGCGAGTCAGGTTGATTTTATTTTCTGTGCTGTAGATATGAAAAAGAATGAAATTCAGGCACTTGAAGAGGCTTACGCCAAAACGGGTACACCTGTCGTATCGAACAACTCCGCTCACCGCTGGACCGCTGACGTGCCGATGGTAGTGCCTGAGATTAATCCGGGTCACTTGGCTGTCATCGAAGCTCAGAGAAAACGTCTGGGTACAGCGACAGGATTCATCGCTGTCAAACCAAACTGCTCCATTCAGAGTTATGTGCCAGCACTGCATGCTCTGCGTGAGTTTAACCCGACACAGGTTGTTGCCTCAACATATCAAGCGATCTCTGGAGCAGGTAAAAACTTCACGGACTGGCCAGAGATGCTCGATAACGTTATCCCGTACATTGGCGGAGAGGAAGAAAAAAGTGAGCAGGAACCGCTTCGCATCTGGGGGAGTGTAGAGAACAACCAGATCGTTAAAGCATCCGCACCACTCATTACGACGCAATGTATCCGTGTACCGGTTACGGATGGACATCTGGCAACGGTATTTGTGAATTTTGAGAAAAAACCGAGCAAAGATGAAATTCTTGAACGCTGGCTGCAGTTCAAAGGCCGTCCGCAGGAGCTGGCGCTGCCTAGTGCTCCGAAACAGTTTATTACGTACTTTGAAGAAGAGAACAGACCACAGACGAAGCTGGATCGTGATATCGAGCGCGGCATGGGCGTATCCACTGGTCGTTTGCGTGAAGACACCCTGTATGACTACAAATTCGTGGGACTGTCCCACAATACACTGCGCGGAGCAGCAGGTGGAGCTGTCCTGATTGCCGAACTGCTCAAAGCCGAAGGGTACATTCAACCGAAATAA